In a genomic window of Brassica rapa cultivar Chiifu-401-42 chromosome A10, CAAS_Brap_v3.01, whole genome shotgun sequence:
- the LOC103844498 gene encoding beta-glucuronosyltransferase GlcAT14B — translation MRKLYRKLASFKDPFTRAKRHVSSSHSGFRSFSDRRWMFPFVAASIISITLLMLSISGFYSEEEESPLPSDAVSKPTNDDYFVESSFLKSNPDVNPDLPRLAYLISGTKGDSHRMMRTLQAVYHPRNQYVLHLDLEAPPKERMELALSVKSDPIFSRMENVRVMSQSNLVTYKGPTMIACTLQAVAILLRESLHWDWFLNLSASDYPLVTQDDLLYVFSNMSRNVNFIENMQLTGWKLNQRAKSIIVDPGLYLSKKSDLAWTTQRRSLPTSFKLFTGSAWIMLTRSFLEYCIWGWDNFPRTILMYYTNFVSSPEGYFHTVLCNSKEFVNTAIGHDLHYIAWDNPPKQHPVSLSLKDFDNMVKSKAPFARKFHKNDPVLDKIDRELLGRTHRFSPGGWCVGRSDNGSDPCSVQGNDSVLRPGPGAVRLQELVQTLSSEEYRSKQCS, via the exons ATGAGAAAACTGTATAGGAAGCTGGCTTCATTCAAAGACCCATTCACCAGAGCGAAGAGACACGTGAGCTCATCACATTCAGGGTTTAGGTCTTTCAGCGACAGAAGATGGATGTTCCCTTTCGTAGCAGCCTCGATCATCTCCATCACCCTCCTCATGCTCTCCATCTCCGGCTTTtactcagaagaagaagaatctccATTACCATCAGACGCTGTCTCAAAGCCTACTAATGACGACTACTTTGTTGAATCAAGTTTCTTAAAATCAAACCCGGACGTTAATCCAGACCTTCCTAGGCTAGCTTATCTGATCTCGGGGACGAAAGGAGATAGCCACAGGATGATGAGGACCTTGCAAGCCGTGTACCATCCTAGAAACCAGTACGTTCTTCATTTGGACCTCGAGGCTCCGCCTAAAGAGAGGATGGAGCTGGCGTTGTCTGTCAAGAGTGATCCTATTTTTAGTCGGATGGAGAATGTTAGGGTGATGTCTCAGTCTAATCTTGTGACTTATAAAGGTCCTACGATGATTGCTTGCACTCTCCAAGCCGTTGCGATTTTGCTGAGGGAGAGCTTGCATTGGGATTGGTTTCTTAATCTTAGTGCCTCGGACTATCCTCTCGTTACACAAGATG ATTTGTTGTATGTCTTCTCAAACATGTCGAGGAATGTCAATTTCATTGAGAATATGCAGCTCACTGGTTGGAAACT GAATCAGAGGGCTAAGTCAATTATTGTTGACCCTGGCCTGTACCTGTCAAAGAAGTCTGACCTTGCTTGGACTACTCAGCGACGATCACTTCCTACTTCTTTCAAGCTATTCACTG GCTCAGCTTGGATAATGCTGACACGGTCTTTCCTGGAGTACTGCATCTGGGGATGGGACAACTTCCCTAGAACGATACTAATGTACTACACAAACTTCGTGTCATCTCCCGAAGGATACTTCCACACAGTGCTCTGCAACAGCAAAGAGTTTGTTAACACTGCGATAGGACACGACCTTCACTACATCGCTTGGGACAACCCACCGAAGCAGCACCCTGTCTCTCTCTCGTTGAAGGATTTTGATAACATGGTCAAGAGCAAAGCTCCGTTTGCTCGTAAGTTCCACAAGAACGACCCTGTATTGGACAAGATCGATAGAGAGTTGTTGGGAAGGACACACAGGTTCTCACCAGGGGGGTGGTGTGTAGGGAGGTCGGATAATGGGAGTGATCCGTGCTCTGTGCAAGGGAATGACTCGGTTTTGAGACCAGGACCTGGTGCTGTGAGGTTGCAGGAGCTTGTTCAGACTTTGTCTTCTGAGGAGTATAGGAGTAAACAATGTTCATGA